A section of the Candidatus Saccharimonadales bacterium genome encodes:
- a CDS encoding HAD family hydrolase, with translation MQYKVLFVDWDGTLSNSRFWSRWRNNPDDKTRYDLIQKVLFTEDKGRHLVKDWMRGLRGYPDILHYVSDATGIPYDNLVSELRYSAENMEYIDADSITIIQKLRNAGIKVVIATDNMDTFRNWTIPRLKLETLFDGILVSDTNRALKTDLHNNGTS, from the coding sequence ATGCAATATAAGGTGTTATTTGTGGATTGGGACGGTACACTATCTAACTCGCGTTTTTGGAGCAGATGGAGAAACAACCCGGATGATAAGACGAGGTACGATCTTATTCAGAAAGTATTATTCACTGAAGATAAAGGAAGACATCTAGTAAAAGATTGGATGCGCGGTTTAAGAGGTTACCCTGACATCCTTCACTACGTATCAGATGCGACAGGAATTCCTTATGATAATCTTGTTAGTGAGCTCCGCTATAGTGCTGAGAATATGGAATATATAGATGCTGATTCCATAACTATCATTCAGAAGTTGAGAAACGCAGGTATAAAAGTAGTCATTGCTACGGATAATATGGATACATTTAGAAATTGGACAATACCGAGACTAAAGCTCGAAACGCTATTTGACGGTATACTCGTGTCGGATACAAATAGGGCGTTAAAGACTGATTTACATAACAATGGAACAAGTA
- a CDS encoding NUDIX domain-containing protein — protein sequence MTERLTLVDENDQLIRVGDRKEAWANGYYTRNIRVVLRDQNGRFLSQKRSMKKDTFAGMWTVAASGHVDEGETWVEAALRETREEIGISASLKLVGDFIFKNDEGDKKIRQIIHVYEGIIDGSTQFDLEEDEVEDIKWYELDELKSLMQEIPDKFTPSFRETISRFYS from the coding sequence ATGACAGAAAGACTTACACTTGTAGACGAAAACGATCAATTAATCCGTGTGGGCGACCGTAAGGAAGCATGGGCAAACGGCTATTACACTCGTAATATCCGTGTGGTACTTCGAGATCAAAATGGGCGGTTTTTGTCTCAAAAACGAAGTATGAAAAAGGACACCTTTGCTGGGATGTGGACCGTTGCCGCTAGTGGACATGTCGATGAAGGTGAAACATGGGTCGAGGCAGCCCTTAGGGAAACTAGAGAAGAAATCGGTATATCTGCTAGCCTGAAGCTTGTTGGGGATTTTATTTTTAAAAACGATGAAGGCGACAAGAAAATACGACAAATAATCCATGTCTACGAGGGGATCATAGATGGCTCTACGCAATTTGACCTAGAGGAGGATGAGGTTGAAGATATAAAATGGTATGAACTTGACGAGCTAAAATCCTTAATGCAAGAAATACCCGATAAATTCACTCCTAGTTTTAGAGAGACAATAAGCCGGTTCTATAGCTAA
- a CDS encoding NUDIX hydrolase, with amino-acid sequence MIDWKLLKSKIVFDNFMQVEERIYELPDGKTKNFYIKITNPSICVLALTEDNKVITVEQFRPGPNTVLNELPGGYIDEGETPEQATARELREETGYAGDIQLVTTCFDDAYVTMERSCFVATNCKRVSNQQLDDSEFLNVKLLDLPDFLKIVRSGRMTDVEVALLGLDYLDLLNES; translated from the coding sequence ATGATTGACTGGAAACTACTGAAATCAAAGATAGTCTTCGATAACTTTATGCAAGTGGAAGAGCGCATTTATGAATTGCCCGACGGAAAGACAAAAAATTTCTATATAAAAATTACCAATCCGTCCATTTGTGTTTTGGCACTGACCGAGGATAACAAAGTTATTACAGTAGAACAATTTCGACCTGGCCCAAACACTGTCTTAAACGAACTACCGGGTGGGTACATTGACGAAGGCGAAACACCCGAGCAAGCTACGGCACGAGAACTTCGCGAAGAAACAGGGTATGCGGGTGACATTCAGCTTGTCACTACGTGCTTTGATGACGCCTACGTCACCATGGAGCGTTCATGCTTTGTCGCTACAAATTGCAAACGCGTAAGTAATCAGCAACTCGATGATAGCGAGTTCTTAAATGTGAAACTACTTGATCTTCCCGACTTTCTTAAAATTGTACGTTCTGGCCGCATGACAGATGTCGAAGTAGCGCTACTTGGTCTCGACTACCTAGACCTCCTTAACGAAAGTTAG
- a CDS encoding HAD-IA family hydrolase — protein MISTIILDADGVLIHGKAFSERLVRDHDVDRDKEKEFFTTKFQECLVGKADLKESIAPYAASFGWKGTVDELLDYWFTEEYILNKELIENVKSLRDSGVRVVLATNQEKYRTQYMLDHMGFKSVFEKVYSSAHLGLKKPAVEFFARVVEDLHVSKDEVLFWDDDQSNIDGALQYGIHAEFYSNYDLFLKVMSEKYGLVL, from the coding sequence ATGATTTCTACTATTATTCTCGATGCTGATGGCGTACTTATACACGGGAAAGCCTTCTCTGAGAGACTCGTACGTGATCACGACGTTGATCGTGATAAGGAGAAAGAATTTTTTACAACCAAATTTCAGGAATGCTTGGTCGGCAAAGCTGATCTAAAAGAGTCGATTGCTCCGTATGCTGCTTCATTTGGCTGGAAAGGAACAGTAGATGAGCTCTTAGACTACTGGTTTACTGAAGAATATATACTTAACAAAGAACTCATCGAGAACGTAAAAAGCCTGCGTGATTCAGGCGTCCGGGTGGTGCTTGCGACTAATCAGGAGAAGTACCGGACTCAATATATGCTTGACCACATGGGCTTCAAGAGTGTATTCGAAAAGGTTTACTCATCGGCCCATCTCGGATTGAAGAAGCCGGCAGTTGAATTCTTTGCCCGCGTTGTAGAAGATTTGCACGTCAGCAAGGACGAGGTCTTATTTTGGGATGACGACCAGAGCAACATTGATGGTGCGCTCCAGTATGGTATTCATGCTGAATTTTATAGTAACTACGACTTGTTCCTGAAAGTGATGTCAGAAAAGTACGGTTTAGTTCTTTAA
- the metG gene encoding methionine--tRNA ligase: MKDLPVNSQVIKVALNDHSFSLATKIRFQPESETTIVFLHGLGCAKESFDAAFSSESLKKFSILTFDFLGFGESDKPDDFSYSLEDQAAITVGLIKQLSPNKVVLVAHSMGGTIGLLVAQQLDNLVDFINVEGNLVSQDSGIVSRQTAEQGEAAFIENGFDAFLKGLVDSGRKDFAAWAKWYENSSRIAVYRSSKSLVEWSDSGKLMDIFNTLPNKLYIYGDEESKDYLLDQFKGVQSSCIPESGHFMMLDKPEVFYSVISEYVETTPYQQPKDNGTTRHLITSALPYVNGVKHLGNLVGSMLPADVYARYLRQRGNDVLFICATDEHGTPAELGAKEAGLPVEIYCEQQHEIQRSIYEKFGLSFDHFGRSSSTQNAEITQRIARSLNDNGFIEQRTVKQVYSVADGRFLPDRYIVGTCPNCGYDKARGDQCENCTRVLDPTDLIDPRSAISGSTTLEVRETKHLFLLQSKLQGDVEQWLNDVGSSTWPTLASSIAKKWLKEGLHDRAITRDLEWGVPVPNDTWPELAAEGKVFYVWFDAPIEYIGATKEWSDLAPLERDWKSWWYATDNVYYTEFMAKDNVPFHTVMFPATLLGTREPWKKVDYVKAFNWLNYYGGKFSTSQKRGIFTDVALDVLPADYWRYFLIANAPESGDTSFTWELLSSVINKDLAGTLGNFVNRVLSFSLAQFGDTIPERGIAGEQEERLGKEIARLVADYEGHLDGLEFRKAAQSLRMIWSAGNSYLEQKAPWLEVRNDPEAAALTLRTAMNLIHLYALVSEPIIPGTARQLRDVFEIPQDNPDIDISWPIADKLTNLSWLPIATKFKVPEVLFHRIIEEDVKGWGTRFGDS; this comes from the coding sequence ATGAAAGACCTGCCCGTAAATTCACAAGTTATTAAAGTGGCGCTTAATGATCACTCATTCTCTCTAGCCACCAAGATACGATTCCAGCCCGAATCCGAAACGACGATCGTATTCCTACATGGGCTTGGTTGCGCCAAAGAGTCGTTTGATGCAGCCTTTAGTAGCGAATCTTTAAAGAAATTCTCAATCTTAACCTTTGATTTTCTAGGATTTGGCGAGTCGGATAAGCCTGATGATTTTTCGTATTCACTGGAAGACCAGGCGGCCATTACTGTTGGGCTCATTAAACAACTATCGCCTAATAAAGTCGTGCTCGTAGCTCACAGCATGGGTGGGACTATTGGCCTCTTGGTCGCACAGCAACTAGATAATCTTGTTGATTTTATTAATGTCGAAGGAAATTTAGTATCCCAAGATTCTGGTATAGTAAGCCGTCAGACGGCTGAACAAGGAGAGGCTGCATTTATAGAGAATGGTTTTGATGCGTTTCTAAAAGGGTTGGTGGATTCAGGCCGAAAAGACTTTGCTGCGTGGGCAAAATGGTATGAAAATTCGAGTCGAATCGCAGTATATCGAAGTTCTAAGTCACTTGTAGAGTGGTCAGATAGCGGTAAGCTCATGGACATTTTTAATACATTGCCAAATAAGTTATATATTTATGGTGATGAAGAAAGCAAAGACTATCTTCTTGATCAGTTCAAAGGCGTTCAATCGTCCTGCATTCCCGAGAGTGGTCACTTTATGATGTTGGATAAGCCTGAGGTTTTCTATTCTGTAATATCCGAATATGTTGAGACCACGCCATACCAACAACCTAAAGATAACGGTACAACTCGGCACCTGATCACAAGTGCCCTGCCGTACGTCAACGGCGTCAAGCACCTAGGTAACCTGGTTGGCTCGATGTTACCAGCGGATGTCTATGCGCGGTATCTCCGACAGCGTGGAAATGATGTCCTGTTCATCTGCGCAACGGATGAACATGGCACGCCTGCCGAACTTGGAGCAAAAGAGGCAGGTCTTCCTGTAGAGATTTACTGCGAGCAACAACACGAAATACAAAGGTCAATCTATGAAAAGTTCGGTCTCTCTTTCGATCATTTTGGACGAAGTTCATCAACGCAAAATGCGGAGATTACCCAGCGGATTGCTCGTAGCCTTAATGATAATGGGTTCATTGAACAGAGGACGGTCAAACAGGTTTACTCGGTGGCTGACGGGCGATTCTTGCCAGATCGTTACATCGTTGGCACATGCCCAAATTGCGGATATGACAAGGCGCGGGGTGATCAGTGTGAGAACTGTACGCGCGTCCTAGATCCCACGGATCTGATTGATCCACGATCTGCGATAAGTGGCAGTACTACCTTGGAGGTTCGCGAGACCAAACACCTGTTCCTCCTTCAATCTAAGCTTCAAGGTGACGTCGAGCAGTGGCTCAACGATGTGGGCAGCTCCACATGGCCAACGCTCGCCTCGTCTATTGCGAAGAAGTGGCTCAAGGAAGGTCTCCATGATCGAGCAATTACTCGTGACCTCGAATGGGGAGTGCCTGTGCCAAACGACACTTGGCCAGAACTTGCGGCCGAGGGTAAGGTTTTCTATGTCTGGTTTGATGCCCCGATTGAATACATCGGAGCTACGAAAGAGTGGTCGGATTTGGCTCCATTGGAGCGTGACTGGAAATCGTGGTGGTACGCAACCGATAATGTATACTACACCGAGTTTATGGCAAAGGATAATGTACCATTCCACACAGTCATGTTTCCAGCGACATTACTAGGGACGCGTGAACCTTGGAAGAAGGTTGATTATGTCAAAGCTTTCAACTGGCTTAACTACTACGGCGGTAAGTTTTCGACTTCGCAGAAGCGCGGGATTTTTACCGACGTAGCACTCGATGTTCTACCGGCAGATTATTGGCGCTATTTCCTAATAGCGAACGCTCCCGAATCGGGAGATACATCCTTTACGTGGGAACTACTCTCTTCTGTCATTAATAAAGATCTAGCTGGAACACTCGGCAACTTTGTTAATCGAGTATTATCTTTCTCTCTTGCCCAATTTGGCGACACCATCCCAGAGAGAGGCATTGCCGGAGAACAGGAGGAACGTCTAGGCAAGGAGATCGCCCGCTTGGTTGCAGATTATGAAGGCCACCTGGATGGGCTTGAATTTCGCAAGGCAGCCCAGTCTCTTCGCATGATCTGGAGCGCCGGTAACTCCTACCTAGAGCAGAAGGCACCTTGGCTGGAGGTCAGGAACGATCCTGAAGCTGCTGCGTTGACACTCCGAACCGCGATGAACCTGATCCATCTCTACGCATTAGTGTCAGAACCTATTATTCCTGGTACCGCACGGCAGCTTCGAGACGTATTTGAAATACCTCAGGACAATCCTGATATTGATATCTCCTGGCCTATTGCCGACAAGTTGACAAACCTTAGCTGGCTACCGATTGCTACAAAATTTAAGGTTCCGGAAGTACTTTTTCACAGAATCATCGAGGAGGATGTAAAGGGCTGGGGGACACGCTTTGGTGATAGTTAG
- a CDS encoding mechanosensitive ion channel domain-containing protein codes for MMRVFSEKSINNFLNEVQAFLFQPNALRSVLILIISLIAAYWISKYLAKLIVKVAQIVATHSDNESNDDRAIRLRQVETYLSVTIAVVRAVTVAVVGYIAWRVFSPASSSSSAAALGASAFFVVFVGQTLGMLLRDITAGATMIIERWFNVGDFIKIEPFADVTGVVERFTLRSTKLRSLSGEIVWIHNQQMMAVHVTPRGVRTMAVDLFVHDREAGEKVIRKIINTVPTGPMMLAKPLRIKITEKWDDDLWRITVEGQMLPGREWLVEKYFVNSLKAIEEDKKYGERIIIHEPIVRWADPEADRRFKRAVRIKKDKSQ; via the coding sequence ATGATGAGAGTGTTCAGTGAAAAAAGTATCAACAATTTTTTGAACGAAGTCCAAGCGTTCCTTTTTCAGCCAAACGCACTCCGTTCGGTGCTTATTTTAATTATCTCGCTTATCGCAGCGTATTGGATAAGTAAATATCTAGCAAAGCTCATCGTCAAGGTAGCGCAGATCGTTGCCACGCATTCAGATAACGAATCGAATGATGATCGTGCCATTCGTCTGCGCCAAGTCGAAACGTACTTAAGCGTTACCATAGCAGTTGTGCGTGCCGTTACCGTAGCAGTCGTCGGCTACATCGCATGGCGCGTATTTAGTCCTGCATCTTCTTCAAGTAGTGCGGCGGCTCTTGGTGCTAGTGCGTTCTTTGTCGTGTTTGTCGGACAGACACTTGGCATGCTGCTACGTGACATTACCGCTGGCGCAACGATGATCATTGAACGTTGGTTTAACGTTGGTGATTTTATCAAAATAGAACCTTTTGCCGACGTAACAGGTGTCGTTGAGCGTTTTACGCTTCGATCGACCAAACTGCGCAGCCTTAGTGGTGAGATCGTATGGATACATAACCAACAAATGATGGCCGTTCACGTTACCCCGCGCGGCGTCCGGACAATGGCAGTTGATCTATTCGTGCATGACCGTGAAGCTGGTGAAAAAGTGATTCGGAAGATTATTAACACCGTGCCGACAGGCCCAATGATGTTAGCCAAACCACTTCGTATTAAAATAACAGAAAAATGGGACGATGACCTATGGCGTATTACCGTCGAAGGGCAGATGCTACCTGGCCGCGAGTGGCTGGTAGAAAAGTACTTCGTTAACTCGCTAAAAGCGATCGAGGAAGACAAAAAATACGGCGAGCGGATTATTATTCACGAACCAATCGTGCGATGGGCTGATCCCGAAGCAGATCGCCGCTTTAAACGTGCAGTCCGTATCAAAAAAGACAAAAGCCAGTAG
- a CDS encoding glycosyltransferase family 4 protein: MLGWELPPHNSGGLGVACYHMSKALALQGAEIDFVVPYSAHHPETEFMTIHAATRLGPLDRYGLMGAYDSKYLRKIELDEVDGDDLKDMRGVQKRYVQFVERMVKDKKPDAIHAHDWLTMEAGMRAKELTDAPLIVHVHATEFDRSGEKFGNPIVHEIEYQGLMMADRIIAVSNITKSIIMQKYGIPEDKIEVVYNAIDVASLGDYDYDRRTYKYLEALKNEGYTVVTTVTRFTIQKGLTHFIRAAARASEKHDKLVFLLAGDGEQRDELMRLSADLGIADRVFFTGFVRGKQWRDAYNVADIFVMSSVSEPFGLTALEAAHHDAAVIVTRQSGVGEILHSIFRYDFWDTDVLADQIVGIATSPALSHDLRTNIKHEYARISWNDVAAQCMKMYHRAVGKAVA, encoded by the coding sequence ATGCTCGGATGGGAGCTCCCGCCTCACAATAGTGGTGGACTAGGAGTGGCATGTTACCACATGTCTAAGGCACTTGCTTTGCAGGGTGCGGAGATTGATTTTGTCGTGCCCTATTCTGCCCACCATCCAGAAACGGAATTCATGACGATTCATGCCGCGACAAGACTTGGTCCACTTGATCGCTACGGGCTAATGGGCGCGTATGACAGCAAGTACCTTCGTAAGATTGAACTAGACGAAGTGGATGGCGACGACCTAAAAGACATGCGCGGTGTCCAAAAACGCTACGTTCAATTTGTTGAACGCATGGTTAAGGATAAAAAGCCTGACGCAATTCATGCACACGATTGGTTAACGATGGAAGCTGGTATGCGCGCCAAGGAACTGACAGACGCACCATTGATTGTTCATGTTCATGCAACTGAGTTTGACCGTTCGGGTGAAAAATTCGGCAATCCGATTGTGCACGAGATTGAATACCAGGGATTAATGATGGCCGACCGGATCATTGCAGTGAGTAACATTACGAAAAGTATTATTATGCAAAAATACGGTATTCCAGAGGATAAAATCGAAGTCGTATATAACGCAATTGATGTCGCCAGTCTAGGTGATTACGATTATGACCGCCGAACGTACAAATACCTCGAAGCGCTAAAAAACGAAGGCTATACGGTCGTTACGACGGTAACGCGTTTTACGATCCAAAAAGGTCTGACGCATTTTATCCGCGCAGCCGCACGGGCGTCTGAGAAACACGATAAACTTGTCTTTTTATTAGCCGGTGACGGTGAACAGCGCGACGAACTAATGCGATTAAGCGCCGATTTGGGTATCGCCGACAGGGTATTCTTTACTGGCTTTGTTCGCGGTAAGCAATGGCGCGACGCTTACAATGTCGCGGATATTTTTGTCATGAGTTCGGTTAGCGAGCCATTCGGCTTAACGGCGCTAGAAGCAGCGCATCATGATGCGGCTGTAATCGTCACTCGTCAATCTGGTGTTGGCGAGATTCTTCATAGTATCTTTCGGTATGATTTTTGGGACACAGATGTTTTGGCTGACCAGATTGTTGGTATTGCGACCTCTCCTGCCCTTTCGCACGATCTGCGGACGAATATTAAACACGAGTATGCGCGGATTTCATGGAACGACGTTGCTGCACAGTGTATGAAGATGTATCACCGTGCGGTCGGAAAGGCAGTCGCATGA
- a CDS encoding glycoside hydrolase family 57 protein produces MSKRGITLYLHVHQPWRVRKYSIFDTATHHDYFDEQDQNTDRNNERVLRKVADKSYRPMNALLEKLLKQYPEFKVSLSITGTFIEQAEKWAPDVLDSFRRLVDTGQVEIVSETYYHSLAFFYSREEFERQVEIHRDKIRELFGVETSVFRNTELAYNDELAQWADRYGFKGILAEGWDPILEWRSPNHVYKPHGTDNISLLLKNYRLSDDLAFRFSNKAWEQWPLTADTYSEWANASITDSPLINLFMDYETFGEHQWADTGIFDFFESFIGKWLQNPDHTFYTVSEAIDASPAEHTISMPHTVTWADSERDLTAWLGNSMQQEALRHLYALEEDIIRSGDVALIHDWRTLQTSDHVYYMCTKWFTDGDVHAYFSPYESPYDAFLYFMNALRDVRYRMMEHNGHRGLHG; encoded by the coding sequence ATGAGCAAGCGAGGCATAACACTCTATCTTCACGTTCATCAGCCATGGCGTGTACGAAAATATAGTATTTTTGATACGGCAACTCACCATGATTACTTTGACGAACAAGATCAAAATACCGATCGCAATAACGAACGGGTTCTTCGCAAAGTTGCCGACAAATCTTACCGGCCGATGAATGCGCTGCTTGAAAAACTGCTCAAACAGTATCCAGAATTTAAAGTTTCACTAAGTATCACCGGTACATTTATTGAACAAGCTGAAAAATGGGCGCCAGACGTACTAGATAGCTTTAGACGCCTAGTTGATACTGGTCAGGTTGAAATCGTATCAGAAACGTATTATCACTCACTTGCCTTTTTTTACAGCCGCGAAGAATTTGAGCGTCAAGTCGAAATTCATCGTGATAAAATACGCGAATTATTCGGTGTCGAGACATCAGTGTTCCGTAATACTGAACTTGCATATAACGATGAACTAGCCCAGTGGGCAGATCGCTATGGGTTTAAGGGTATTTTAGCTGAAGGATGGGATCCAATATTAGAATGGCGAAGTCCAAACCATGTCTATAAGCCACACGGCACTGATAATATCAGCTTACTTTTGAAAAACTATCGCCTAAGCGATGACCTAGCATTTAGGTTTAGTAATAAAGCATGGGAACAGTGGCCACTAACAGCTGATACCTATAGCGAATGGGCAAACGCCTCAATTACGGATAGTCCACTGATCAATCTGTTTATGGACTACGAAACATTCGGTGAGCATCAATGGGCAGATACGGGTATTTTTGACTTCTTTGAAAGTTTCATCGGCAAATGGTTGCAAAATCCTGACCATACGTTTTACACGGTCAGTGAAGCAATCGATGCTAGCCCGGCCGAACATACGATCAGCATGCCACACACGGTGACCTGGGCAGACAGCGAGCGTGACCTTACTGCATGGTTAGGCAATAGTATGCAGCAAGAGGCCTTACGGCATTTGTATGCTCTCGAGGAAGACATTATCCGTAGCGGTGACGTGGCTCTTATTCATGATTGGCGAACGCTTCAGACCTCAGACCATGTTTACTATATGTGTACCAAATGGTTTACAGACGGTGACGTACATGCCTATTTCAGCCCGTACGAGTCACCATATGATGCGTTCCTTTACTTTATGAACGCGCTTCGTGATGTGCGTTATCGAATGATGGAGCATAATGGACATAGGGGGCTACATGGCTAG
- a CDS encoding glycoside hydrolase family 15 protein, with protein MARPIVLSNGELHVGINKFGLVHDFYFPYVGLEDHAAGNSLRHRVGVWIDGQISWLDDGSWTFKFHYPSRALIGHTMAKNEQMGILLEFDDVVDAHMSAFMRNIHVINLRDTAREIRLFMHQAFVIGDARSNTDTAQYLPDSDSILHYRGRRAFIISGQAEDQPFDQHTIGLFGIEGYEGSYRDADDGNLSMSNVEHGRVDSVIRFKLEIDALSSKRVHYWVAAGTSTREALYIHKQVRADGVLKRLHSTAEWWREWLKPALLVAEKIAPEQQENFIRSTMIVKSQIDKRGAVIASTDTTMLNYSRDAYAYCWPRDGAYVLWPLIRMGYEDEAHRFFEFCRRGLHPSGFLMHKYRADGALGSSWHPYVHDGVQAPPIQEDETALVLFVFAQFYNLHPSSRLLREFYEPMVLPMADFLASYIDETTGLPKPSYDLWEESFLTTTYTTSVVYAALLAAADLAEIAEDGDNAVKWRSAADDILTAAHKHLYNHSRQAFYKGLIVKNGQIEYDDTFDLSSVFGSFMFGLFPVGSEELTASVATLTRTFGVDGGAIGLPRYENDNYRRVNPGVTGNWWVISSLWLAQYYIETGETDAANRILGWVQDHASSTGMLAEQLSPVDETPISVEPLTWSHAEYMATLLDTITEKKKR; from the coding sequence ATGGCTAGACCTATCGTTCTAAGTAATGGCGAACTGCATGTCGGAATTAATAAATTCGGTCTTGTTCATGATTTCTACTTTCCCTACGTAGGACTAGAAGATCATGCGGCCGGTAATTCGCTTCGGCATCGAGTAGGCGTTTGGATTGACGGGCAGATTAGCTGGCTAGACGATGGCTCGTGGACATTTAAATTCCATTACCCTAGCCGGGCTCTTATCGGACATACGATGGCAAAAAACGAACAAATGGGGATTTTATTAGAATTTGATGATGTTGTCGACGCACACATGAGTGCATTTATGCGTAATATTCATGTGATAAATTTACGTGATACGGCGCGTGAAATTAGACTATTTATGCACCAGGCATTTGTTATCGGCGATGCACGTAGCAATACGGATACCGCACAGTATTTGCCAGACAGTGATTCAATTTTGCATTACCGCGGCCGCCGTGCGTTTATTATCTCAGGACAAGCAGAGGACCAACCGTTTGACCAGCACACGATCGGGTTATTCGGTATCGAGGGTTACGAAGGTAGCTACCGTGATGCCGATGACGGTAATCTAAGTATGAGTAATGTAGAGCATGGCCGGGTTGATTCGGTGATTCGATTTAAATTAGAGATCGACGCTCTTAGCTCAAAACGCGTGCACTACTGGGTTGCTGCAGGTACCTCTACGCGTGAAGCATTATATATTCACAAGCAAGTCCGCGCAGATGGCGTTTTAAAACGACTGCATAGTACTGCCGAGTGGTGGCGTGAGTGGCTAAAGCCCGCCCTGTTGGTAGCTGAAAAAATCGCCCCTGAACAACAAGAAAACTTTATTCGTAGTACCATGATCGTTAAATCTCAGATTGACAAGCGTGGTGCGGTAATTGCTAGTACGGATACGACCATGCTTAACTATTCGCGCGACGCCTACGCGTATTGTTGGCCTCGTGACGGCGCGTACGTACTGTGGCCGCTAATTAGAATGGGTTACGAAGACGAAGCCCATCGCTTCTTTGAATTTTGCAGGCGCGGACTTCACCCAAGCGGCTTTTTGATGCACAAATATCGAGCAGATGGTGCTTTAGGAAGCAGCTGGCATCCATACGTGCATGACGGTGTTCAGGCTCCGCCAATTCAGGAAGACGAGACAGCACTCGTTTTGTTTGTGTTCGCGCAGTTTTATAACTTGCACCCGAGTTCACGACTATTACGCGAGTTTTACGAGCCAATGGTACTGCCAATGGCTGACTTTTTGGCGAGCTATATCGACGAAACAACGGGCTTACCGAAACCAAGCTATGACCTATGGGAAGAGTCGTTCCTCACTACGACATACACGACCTCTGTCGTTTATGCGGCGCTTCTTGCGGCTGCAGACCTTGCCGAGATCGCTGAGGATGGAGACAATGCTGTAAAATGGCGCTCAGCTGCGGATGATATTCTAACAGCTGCTCATAAACATCTATACAACCATAGCCGTCAGGCATTCTATAAGGGACTTATTGTCAAAAACGGACAGATTGAATACGACGATACATTTGACCTATCGAGCGTATTCGGCTCATTTATGTTCGGGTTATTCCCTGTCGGAAGCGAAGAACTCACCGCAAGCGTTGCGACACTTACCCGAACATTCGGTGTTGATGGTGGCGCAATCGGACTTCCCCGTTACGAAAATGATAATTATCGCCGCGTAAACCCTGGGGTAACGGGCAACTGGTGGGTTATTTCTTCACTATGGCTAGCGCAGTACTACATCGAAACAGGTGAAACAGACGCTGCGAATAGGATTTTAGGCTGGGTGCAGGACCACGCAAGTAGCACGGGCATGTTGGCTGAGCAATTAAGCCCAGTTGATGAAACCCCGATATCTGTCGAGCCGCTTACCTGGAGCCACGCTGAATACATGGCTACGCTTCTGGATACTATTACAGAGAAGAAAAAGCGGTGA
- the rpmG gene encoding 50S ribosomal protein L33 — MAKKNTKRKLVGLVSDLTGHRTYYTTKNVQNTTDKVVLKKYDPIARKHATYTETKKSLGRNEIKPRKG; from the coding sequence ATGGCAAAGAAGAATACAAAGCGCAAGTTGGTCGGCCTCGTTAGTGATCTAACAGGACACCGAACCTACTACACCACTAAGAATGTACAAAACACGACTGATAAAGTGGTGCTTAAAAAGTATGACCCGATTGCTCGTAAGCACGCTACATACACCGAAACCAAGAAAAGCCTTGGTCGTAACGAAATTAAACCTCGCAAGGGTTAA